ACCACCCGTTCATAGCCTTGCGCCACCAACGATTCCATCAAACCCTTCAAGTCCAGCCGGTCACCTGTATGGAGGCTCAGCTGACGGGAGACCATGACCTCGGGCGGCAGCAGCGGCAGCATCAGCGCCTCGATATCGGTCACAACACCGTCCAGTTTCCGATTGAGCAGATCCAAAAGCACTTGCAGCCGCTGGTTGCTGAGATCACGGCTGGCTGCGGCGGAATCATAAAAGAAGCTCTCATTGGCCGGAAAAAAACCGATGCGTTTGTCAGGCAGCAATCCGCAAATATCATCAAAAAGGTTTTGTGCCTGATTATGACCATAACTGACTAGGAGGAAAGGCAACTCCTCCGCCGCCAATAAGGCAACATGCAGGGATTTTTGAGCGGTATCGGATAATCCGTACAGACAAACAGGCCCACGCTGCGCATGCACAGCCCGGGTCAGTTGCATCATTTGTTCAGTTTGATAGAGCGGGGTAAAAGCCTTCAGCAAAGCAAGCCCTCCTTTGAGGAAATTCCGCTTTTTGTTTTGTCAATTTTGTTTGCCATTGAAACCATTAAACTGCGCCATGGCGGCTTCTGTGCCTTTGCTCAGCCAAACCTCGACGATAGCGGGGATGACGGCCAAGACACTGCTCACCGTGTCCCATTCCACTGGCTTAAAACTGCTCAACACATAATCCGCTGAATCGATTCCCGGTGTTTGAGGACCGATACCCAGACGGATGCGGGGGAAAGCATCGCTGTGCAGATGATCGATCAGGGATTTGACGCCGTTGTGTCCGCCGGCACTACCCTGCGGCCGGATGCGGATACGCCCGCAGGGCAGATCAATATCATCGTAGATGACTAAGATATTCTCCGGGGACAGCTGATAAAAACGCTGCCAGGCTCCGACCGCACGACCGCTGTCATTCATGAAGGTAAGGGGTTTGACTAAAATCACTTTTTTCCCGGCGATCTGCCCTTCTCCATAAATCGAACTATTCTTATGCCCGTTCAATGAGATTTTGTACGCACCAGCCACCCGCTCGATAGCTTTAAAGCCAAAGTTATGGCGGGTAGGCGTGTACTGAATGCCGGGATTTCCTAATCCAACCAGCAGATCCATACCATATTGTTCCTTTGCGTCTTATTTAGAATTGAACACTATTCAGGTTTCTTCTCTTCTGTCTTCTTTTCCTTGATCATTTCCGGTTCGGCAGGAGTTTCGCTTTCCGTGACAGCCGCTTCTTCGGCCAACGAACTTACAATCGCAAGCACCATCATGCCGTCAATATCCAGCGTTACATCGGCCGGCAGAACAATGTCTTTGGCGTAAACCACTTCGTTGATCCCCAGATTTGAGATGTCAACTTCAACGCGATCCGGCAAAGCGGCAGGCAAGCAGGAAATTTCGATTTGATGAATCTGAATTTCAAAGATGCCGCCATTTTTAACGCCGACAGGACTGCCGACAAAAGAGATCGGCATCCTGAAGCTTTGCACCACATTCATCTCCATCTGATGCAGATCGACATGCACATAGCGGCGGTGAACGGGATGTTTTTGAATTTCCGTCACATAGACGGTCTTTTTTTCTCCATTGATTTCCAGATCAAA
Above is a window of Negativicutes bacterium DNA encoding:
- a CDS encoding 50S ribosomal protein L25 → MERPILHAEIRKELGKNHIKAVRKAGRIPAVVYGAEVANGSMGVSLDNAEFDKAITKYSAHSLFDLEINGEKKTVYVTEIQKHPVHRRYVHVDLHQMEMNVVQSFRMPISFVGSPVGVKNGGIFEIQIHQIEISCLPAALPDRVEVDISNLGINEVVYAKDIVLPADVTLDIDGMMVLAIVSSLAEEAAVTESETPAEPEMIKEKKTEEKKPE
- the pth gene encoding aminoacyl-tRNA hydrolase, which produces MDLLVGLGNPGIQYTPTRHNFGFKAIERVAGAYKISLNGHKNSSIYGEGQIAGKKVILVKPLTFMNDSGRAVGAWQRFYQLSPENILVIYDDIDLPCGRIRIRPQGSAGGHNGVKSLIDHLHSDAFPRIRLGIGPQTPGIDSADYVLSSFKPVEWDTVSSVLAVIPAIVEVWLSKGTEAAMAQFNGFNGKQN